A DNA window from Candidatus Sulfidibacterium hydrothermale contains the following coding sequences:
- a CDS encoding RsiV family protein, whose amino-acid sequence MIIKKLYFILILFIAFPAGSIAQQKTGYTHMKGKVGNNIPVNGNFQRSGSQMEGNYSYNLYVDDSLLHLSHIITLYGDIDKHNHVIFKQIQGNDTALSGLFTDHRFSGSWYGPDSTVLPFDMTEQYDSGSLPMQVYYLHSDKELFSKIPGSPTAEIELTLLYPEENRNIPKAITDSVVKCIQQQFFGIFQPEQTPQNLLLHSEKNFYQEFTEFNKNWKTNRKQGFNLEKKSQMTVVFNDYHLLCLQYKKRGYAGRGNPMIHITYDIINLKNGKKLTPANIFFPEADTVLRQLINQKIRVNNGLSDTISLKKAGFYTNTVPLTPNIKFTGNGITFVYNVYDIAPPSFGIQKVFLPFSVIGKYIRPASIMFPLSR is encoded by the coding sequence ATGATTATCAAGAAATTATATTTCATACTTATTCTTTTTATTGCTTTTCCGGCAGGAAGTATAGCCCAACAAAAAACAGGGTACACCCACATGAAAGGAAAAGTGGGAAATAACATTCCGGTGAACGGCAATTTTCAGCGTTCAGGTTCGCAGATGGAAGGAAATTATTCGTACAATCTATATGTAGATGACAGCCTGTTGCATTTGTCGCATATCATTACGTTATATGGCGATATTGACAAACACAACCACGTTATTTTTAAACAGATTCAGGGCAATGATACCGCTCTATCCGGCCTGTTTACCGACCACCGGTTTTCCGGCTCATGGTATGGACCCGACAGTACGGTTTTGCCATTTGACATGACCGAGCAATATGATAGTGGCAGTTTACCCATGCAGGTATATTATTTGCATTCGGATAAAGAACTCTTCAGCAAAATACCCGGCAGCCCGACAGCTGAAATAGAGCTCACCCTGCTTTATCCGGAAGAAAACAGGAATATCCCCAAAGCGATAACCGATTCGGTCGTGAAATGCATTCAACAACAATTCTTTGGGATATTTCAACCGGAACAAACCCCACAGAACTTATTGTTACACAGCGAGAAAAACTTTTATCAGGAATTTACCGAGTTTAACAAAAACTGGAAAACAAACCGCAAGCAAGGCTTTAACCTGGAAAAAAAATCCCAAATGACCGTCGTTTTTAATGATTATCATCTGCTTTGTTTGCAATATAAAAAACGGGGCTATGCCGGACGGGGTAATCCGATGATTCATATTACCTACGATATTATTAATCTGAAAAACGGCAAAAAACTTACTCCTGCCAATATTTTCTTCCCGGAAGCCGATACCGTCCTGAGGCAGCTTATCAACCAAAAAATCAGAGTGAATAATGGCCTGAGTGACACCATTTCTTTAAAAAAAGCCGGTTTTTATACCAATACGGTCCCCCTTACTCCAAATATAAAATTTACCGGAAACGGGATTACTTTTGTTTACAATGTTTATGACATTGCCCCTCCGTCCTTTGGTATTCAAAAGGTTTTTTTGCCCTTTTCTGTAATCGGGAAATACATCCGTCCTGCATCGATAATGTTTCCATTAAGCCGGTAG